In Anguilla rostrata isolate EN2019 chromosome 1, ASM1855537v3, whole genome shotgun sequence, a genomic segment contains:
- the fam210ab gene encoding uncharacterized protein C18orf19 homolog B, with protein sequence MLRLLSQRAMWQMGTLRRVLRGPGAHWLPLGVRCTGGSAPHLRCVSTSVAVRTAKPGKSKAEEEPQPAPLQNQAETGSQYAAESAQAHAEPPEEPAEIDPLQDKSIGLYQRFKRTFKQYGKVMIPVHLLTSSIWFGAFYYSAMKGVNVVPFLEFIGLPETVVGLLRDSQSGYALTAYAMYKIATPARYTVTLGGTSLTVKYLRKHGYVSTPPPVKEYLQDKMEETRERLSEKMEVTKERFSEKMEETRELFSGRMEETKGRISGRMEETKDKFSEKLQETKDKVSFRKKAE encoded by the exons ATGCTTCGTCTCCTGTCCCAGAGAGCCATGTGGCAGATGGGCACCCTGCGCCGTGTGCTCCGGGGGCCTGGTGCACACTGGCTGCCCTTGGGGGTCCGGTGCACTGGGGGGTCAGCTCCCCACCTTCGCTGCGTGAGTACCTCAGTGGCAGTGAGGACTGCCAAACCCGGCAAGTCGAAGGCTGAGGAGGAGCCTCAACCCGCCCCGCTTCAGAACCAGGCCGAAACAGGCTCACAGTACGCAGCGGAATCAGCACAGGCCCATGCAGAACCCCCGGAGGAACCTGCAGAGATCGATCCCCTCCAGGACAAGTCCATTGGCCTTTACCAGAGGTTCAAGAGGACCTTCAAACAGTACGGCAAAGTGATGATCCCAGTGCATCTCCTGACTTCTTCCATATGGTTTGGGGCATTCTACTACAGTGCCATGAA GGGTGTGAATGTGGTTCCATTTCTGGAGTTTATCGGTTTGCCCGAAACAGTTGTTGGCTTGCTGAGGGACTCTCAAAGTGGCTATGCGCTGACTGCCTATGCCATGTATAAG atTGCCACCCCAGCCAGGTACACCGTGACACTGGGTGGAACATCGCTCACGGTGAAATACCTCCGTAAGCATGGTTACGTCTCTACTCCGCCCCCGGTCAAGGAGTACCTCCAGGACAAAATGGAGGAGACCAGAGAACGTCTGTCAGAAAAAATGGAAGTAACGAAAGAGAGGTTCTCTGAGAAGATGGAGGAGACCAGAGAGCTCTTCTCGGGCAGAATGGAGGAGACCAAAGGGCGCATTTCAGGGAGGATGGAGGAAACCAAGGACAAGTTTTCAGAGAAACTGCAGGAAACCAAAGACAAAGTGTCTTTCCGAAAAAAAGCAGAGTAA